The Mucilaginibacter terrae region ATAAAGTGTGTTTACCTGTAAATGTAACACTATCGGCCTGGTAAGGCACAGTGTTAACATTAACCCGCTGCTGTGCCGGTTGCGCAAAGGCAACCGGTACATTAGCAAACAGGAAAACTATAATAATTAACTGAATGAAGAAGAACTTCCTTTTTAAAAACATAACTATTCAGACTTTTTGGTCAGTTCAACCATTTCAATAATTTCATCGGCCAATGCAGTTGGGCTTCCTTTGTAACCATCGGTAAGAAAACGCAACTTGCCTTTACTGTCGATGATGAGTTTCATTGGAATGCCTGAAATAGTGAAGGCTTTGCATACACGCGCAAATACCTCATCATTTACAGTTGCTCCTTTGGCTTTATTATCAAATAATATATTGAATGGATAGTTATTATCTTTTATAAACTTTGCAACCTCCTGTTTGTACTTGTCGCCTCTTTCTTCGGTATCGATAAAATAAAATACCACGTTGGGGTCGGCTTTGTAGTGATCAACAGCAAGCTTCATCCCCGGGAACGAGGCCTTACACGGCACGCACCAGGTAGCCCAAAAATCCATAACAATGGTTTTACCTTTTAAGTCGGCAAAACGTACTTCCTTGCCGTTTAAATCGGTCATGGTCCAATCGGGCATATCGGCATTGCGCATTATCTTTTTAGCCTCTTCAGAACTCCGTGCTGCCAATTCAGGGTTTTTTAGCGAGGTTAAGTAAGCATTATACTGGTTTAGCGGTTTGCCGCTACGTTTATAATCGGCGTTTAGCAAAGCCAGCATCTCGGGCGAGCTTTGATTTTCATACACACTGCGCTCTAACAAAGTATGCAGTTTTGCATACTGCCTGGCTCTGTTGAGTAAAAAAGCATGGTCGTCGTTTAGCGAAGCACGCTTATAGTGGTAGAACTTTTGCGCTCTTTCTGCATAAGCCAAAGCCTGTTGATAGTTACCGGTATTACGAAGTATACTCACCTGAACCGGCAATATGCTCTTAGCTAAAAATTGTTCGTATTGTGCTTTCCACTGCATTGGAGACAGATACCAGTAATCGGCCGGAACAACATCTTTTGTTTGCTCCATACGTGTAAACATCTTATTGGCATAGGGCAGCAATTCGGCATCGGGTATATCCTTTCTGTTATGCCAAATCTCAATTAATTTATAATGCAGATTTACAAACGCCGGAAAATCAAGTTCATTCAAATACTGGTTCAACGGCGTATAATCCTTCTTCATTGAAGCAATGATGATTATCGTTTGATAAATATTGGAGTAGTTGATGCGAAACTCCTTATCAAAATCGTTGTAAGCTTTATTTTGAGGGAACTTTTTAAGAAAAGCTTCGCCCAAGGCCCGTTTCTTTTCTGCATCGCGCTCGAGGTTGTAAGCTTTATATGCGTTCACCTTGGCCAATTCGCCGTTAGGGAACCGTTTTATCATTACACTGTCTAATGAGTCGGTACGAAATTTATCTTTTAACACACCGGCCAATATGCTTCGTGCCCTCAATAAATTAACTTCACTATCCTTTTGTTGAAGAAACTTAACGATGTTTTTGATACGGGGCATACCGGCATCGCCCTGAAATGCCTGTATTGAACGTGCAAACGGAACAGCTAACACTTCACCAGCCTCTGCCGAATGCCACATTATCTCGTTGTTGAGCCAATAGTAAAATGCGGTATCGCTCAAATTTACAGGCTTCTTAAAATATCCCGGAACACCATACCCCTGTTTATCGGCACGTAAAAAGCTCCAGCCGGCATAGGCAGAAGGTGCATTAATACCGGCGCGTTTAGCATCGGTTGCCATTATTACATAGGCATTATCGTTATTATTATCTGTACTGTCACCGCCTAAAAATTTTATTGCAGCCAAGCCAAAATCTTTATCGAGCGGCAGGGTGGCTTTAAACTTACCCTCACCTGTTGGTGTTAAGTTTAAGTCGGTTGTATGCCAATTATAGTTGCTGTAGGCATAAACAATTCCGTGTACGCTCTTTTGCCCGCTTAAGGGAGTTCCTTTAGTATCGTACGTTATTTGAATACTACTGCCCGGAAGCGGGTGCACCGGATTATATTCAAAGTTTTTGCTTTGAGCAAAGGCATCAGTTGCCAGTAAGCAACTGATAGCCATTAAGCTCTTTTTAATTTTTAGCATAATTGATCTTTACAGGTAAAATCAAGGGTTTTGTTGTATCTCGGGGTTTAGCTGAATTTGATAAACCGGAATACTAAATACGTAGCGGTTGCTGCCCGGAGCTAATGAATAGGTAGTACCTCCAAACGTGCGCGTATAAGTACGCTGAAACTGGCCTTCTCCATTTAAGCGACGCATATCCCACCAACGCAGCATGCGGCAAAAAAACTCGCGACGGCGTTCTTCAATTACCACCTTTAGCGCGTCGCTTGCATTGGCAGCGGTAAGTGCAACATAATCGGCAGTTTTAAAACGTTTTCTGCGCAAATTATTCACCCAAAGCAATGCATTGCCAACATCGTTGTTGCGGGCAAAATATTCGGCCTTGATCAGCATCATTTCGGGTACGCTCGGGCCAATGTTTCTTGGTTCGTTTATAGCGCGATCTTTATAAAAAAAGCGGCCACCGGCTGGCACATAGGCTGTTGAAACTATAGTAGGATCGGTTGTAAAAAGAGTATAGC contains the following coding sequences:
- a CDS encoding redoxin domain-containing protein; the protein is MLKIKKSLMAISCLLATDAFAQSKNFEYNPVHPLPGSSIQITYDTKGTPLSGQKSVHGIVYAYSNYNWHTTDLNLTPTGEGKFKATLPLDKDFGLAAIKFLGGDSTDNNNDNAYVIMATDAKRAGINAPSAYAGWSFLRADKQGYGVPGYFKKPVNLSDTAFYYWLNNEIMWHSAEAGEVLAVPFARSIQAFQGDAGMPRIKNIVKFLQQKDSEVNLLRARSILAGVLKDKFRTDSLDSVMIKRFPNGELAKVNAYKAYNLERDAEKKRALGEAFLKKFPQNKAYNDFDKEFRINYSNIYQTIIIIASMKKDYTPLNQYLNELDFPAFVNLHYKLIEIWHNRKDIPDAELLPYANKMFTRMEQTKDVVPADYWYLSPMQWKAQYEQFLAKSILPVQVSILRNTGNYQQALAYAERAQKFYHYKRASLNDDHAFLLNRARQYAKLHTLLERSVYENQSSPEMLALLNADYKRSGKPLNQYNAYLTSLKNPELAARSSEEAKKIMRNADMPDWTMTDLNGKEVRFADLKGKTIVMDFWATWCVPCKASFPGMKLAVDHYKADPNVVFYFIDTEERGDKYKQEVAKFIKDNNYPFNILFDNKAKGATVNDEVFARVCKAFTISGIPMKLIIDSKGKLRFLTDGYKGSPTALADEIIEMVELTKKSE